The region ACCGCCGAGGATTTTGAAAAGGAAGGGGTGTTCACCGGCTCGTACTGCATCAACCCCCTCACCAAGGCCCGCATGCCGGTGTATCTGGCCAACTTTGTCCTGACCGACTATGGCACCGGCGCGGTCATGGCGGTGCCGACCCACGACCAGCGCGACTTCGAGTTTGCCCGCAAATATGCGCTGCCGCTTCAGGTCGTGATCCAGCCGGAAGGCGAAAGCCTCGATACCGCCACCATGCAGGCCGCCTTCACCGAGGTCGGGACACTGGTCAACTCGGGCCGGTTCGACGGACTCAAGAGCGATGCCGCCAAAGAAGCCATCGCCGATTACCTGGAGCAGGAAGGGATCGGGAAAAAGACGATCAACTTCCGTTTGCGCGACTGGGGCATCTCCCGGCAGCGCTACTGGGGCAACCCCATCCCGGTCATCTACTGCCCGGAGTGCGGCGTGGTGCCGGTGCCGGAACAGGATCTGCCGGTCCGGCTCCCCATGGACGTGGAGTTCAGTGGGGAAGGGGGGAGCCCGCTGGCCAAACTGGACTCCTTCGTCAACTGCACCTGCCCCAAATGCGGCACGGCGGCGCGGCGCGAAACCGACACCATGGACACCTTTGTCGAGTCGTCCTGGTATTTCCTGCGCTATTGCTGCCCCGACTTCCAGGACGGCCCCCTGGACCGCAAGCGGGTGGATTACTGGATGTCCGTTGACCAGTACATCGGCGGTATCGAGCACGCCGTCCTGCATCTCCTGTATGCCCGTTTCTTCACCAAGGTGCTGCGCGACCTTGGCTACGTCTCCTGCGACGAGCCGTTCACCAACCTGCTGACCCAGGGCATGGTCATCAAGGATGGGGCCAAGATGAGCAAATCCAAGGGCAATGTGGTCGATCCCAATGCCCTCATCGAGCGTTACGGCGCTGATACGGCCCGCCTCTTTTCCCTGTTTGCGGCGCCGCCGGAAAAGGACCTGGACTGGAGCGACCAGGGGGTGGACGGTTCGTTCCGTTTCATCAACCGCGTGTGGAAACTGGTCCATGACCGGCTCGACCTGGTGAAAAACGCCGCTGCGCCCGACCTGGCGGCGCTCACGGCAGAGGAGCGCACCCTGCGCCGCGCCGTGCACAAGACCATCAAAAAGGTGACCGAGGACATCGAAGAGCGGTTCCATTTCAATACTGCCATCGCATCGATCATGGAACTGCTCAACACGCTCCAGCCGGCCGACCTCCAGTCACCGCAGTTCGGCGCCGTCATGAAAGAGGCCCTGGCAAGCACGGTGCTGCTGCTGGCCCCCTTTGTCCCTCACGTGAGCGAAGAATTGTGGGAGCGCCTCGGCAATGCCACACCCCTTTCCCGCACCGCCTGGCCGGAGTATGACCGGGATGCGGTCGTGGACGAAGAGGTGCTGGTTGTCGTCCAGGTCAACGGGAAACTCCGCACCCGGATCACGGTGAGTGCCGAGACCAGCATGGAGGAACTCAAGAATAGCGCCCTGGCGGACGAGAAGGTGCTCCCGTTTCTTGAGGGCAAACAGTTGCGCAAGATCATCTGCGTACCGGGCAAGTTGATCAACATCGTGGTGGGGTAGGGGGAGAGGGCATGTCTTTCGGAGGATTCCTGCGCCTTGTTCCGCTCCTGGCGCTCTCTTGCGCGCTGTTGTTTGCGGGGTGCGGTTATCGTTTTGCCGGAACAGCCGGTAACCGGCTGACAACGGGTCAGTCGATCTGGGTGGCGTTCATCGCCAACGAGACGATCAGCCCAACGGCGCAAACCGTGATCCGGCGGGCGCTGTACGAGGAATGCCACGCCATGCGGGGGCTGGCCCCGGCGGACAGGGAGACGGCGGCCGACCTCAGGGTGCGGGGCAATCTGGTCTCCTATACCCTCAAGGCGGTTTCCTATTCCGCAGCCGACCAGGTGAAGGAATACCGCCTGACGATCTCCGTTGACCTGGAATTGCATCAAAAGGGTGGGGCAGTCCCTCTTTGGAAGGGGACCGTCCAGGCGTCCCAGGACTTTCCCGCATCCACCGACCTGGCCCTGCAGCACAATGCCGAGGAGGCTGCCCTGAAGGCGGCCTCCCGGACCCTGGCCGACCGGTTTCTCGTGACGGTGGAACAGGCCTACTGACATGACCGCACAGGAGTTTGAAACCGCCATCAACAAGGGGACCATCCCGGCGCTCAGCTATTTGTACGGCGAGGAGACGTTCCTGATTGACCGGGCGGTCCGCCAATTGCTGGAACGGGCCATCGACCCGTCACTCAAGGATTTCAACTTCAACGTCTTCTACGGCAACGAAACCAAGGGGGTTGAAATCCTCGATGCCGCCCAGACCCTGCCCATGTTCGCTGAACGGCGGGCCGTGCTGGTGAAACGCGCGGATGGGCTCAAGGCGGATATTCTTGAGAGCCTGCTGCCTTATGTCCGCAACCCGGCGGCAACCACGTGCCTAGTGTTCACCGGCGCCAAGGTCGATCAGCGCAAGAAATTCTTTCAGGAACTCAAGAAGCAGGGGTGCCTGGTGGAATTCAAACGACTCTACGACAACAAGCTGGGCGGCTTTATCCAGAGCGAAGCGGCGGCCCAGGGAAAGTCGATCGATCCGGCCGCCACCGGGCTGCTCTCGCTATTGATCGGCAACAATCTCCAGGAGTTGTCGTCCCAGATTGAAAAGCTGGCCGTGTATTGCGGCACGCGGCCGCGGATAACCGTGGAGGATGTGCGCATCATCGCCAGCAGCAGCAAGGCGTTTACCGCTTTCGAGCTTGCCCGTTTCCTCGGGATGCGCGATCTGCAGAACGCCCTCAAGAGTCTGGCGGCTCTCTTCCGCAACGGCGAAGACGCCCCCATGATGATCGGCGCCCTGACCCGGCATTTCCGGCAACTGTGGCGCATCAGGGAACTCTTGGACCGCAGGGTTGCCCAGGCCGACATCGGCCGGGAGCTCAATATCCATACCTTTTTTCTGGGGGAAGTGGTCCAGCAGGCGAAAAACTTCTCGCGGGGTGAATTGGGAAAGCTGTTTGAAGAACTCTACCGCTGCGACGTCGCCTCCAAGACCGGGGGAGGGCAGCCCGCAACCCTTATGCATGGCCTTGTGGTCGGGATCTGCACGTCGTCGCTGGCGCAGTAACCCCGTCAAGCTTCGGGTGCGATCCCAACGCGTGGACCTCATCCACACACGTGATTCAGGTCCTCATCTCGGCACGCTTTTGTATCTGAGCTAACGACCAGGCAGTGACGCACGGAGCATTTCCGCCAGTTCATCGATCCGATATGGTTTTGCGATAGCGCCGGTGAAACCATAGGTACGATAGTCGGACATGATCGGATCGTTTGAATAACCACTGGAAACTATCAGGCATGCAGCCGGATCGAGAGCAAGGATCTCTTCAGCCGCTTCCTTGCCGCCCATGCCACCGGGAATGGTCAGATCCATGATTACCACCGAGAACGGCGTTCCCGATTCCTGTGCAGCTTTATAGCTCCGCAGGGCCTCTGACCCTTCGTTGCAGGTCGTAACCCGATACCCGATTTCTTCAAGCATTCCAACGGCAAGTTCCCGGATCATCTCCTCGTCGTCCATGACAAGAATCGAACCGCCACCATGACCTTTGGAGGTTTGTGTGACAGGTTCGGTTTGACATTCTGAAACAGCTTCTCCGATTGACGGCAAATGGATTGTGAAGGTGGTCCCCTTATCCACGAGAGAGCTAACGCCGATATGTCCGCCATGCCTGGTGATTATTGAATGGGTTGAGGCAAGTCCCAACCCATTCCCGCTTACTTTTGTCGTGAAGTAGGGGTCAAAGACCTTTTTCAGATCAGCCTCTGATATTCCGCAGCCTTCATCGGTAAAGGTAAGGCAGATATAGGCGCCGGGAGGCAGTGCTACGGTATTCCTGCCGGCAAGCGTCTCGTTTCGCGCAGATACGGTTATTACCCCTCCACCGGGCATCGCTTGCGTAGCGTTGATAATAATGTTGTGGAATGCCTGGCAGATCTGCCCCTCATCCGCTTCTATAGCGTGAATTGAAGCAGGGATGTCGACGATACCCCTGACATTGGAACCGTGAAGAACCAGCGACACTGATTCATTGACGAGGTGTCGGAGTGAAACTACTTTCTTGACCGGTTCGCCACCGCGGGCAAAGATCAGGAGTTGACGAGCCAGTTCGGTGGCCCGCACCGATGCTTTTTCAGCCCCAACCAGGGCTTTGTGTGACCTGTGCGTCTCATCAATGAACATCTTTGCAAGGGATATGTTCCCCATGATCCCGGTCAGAATATTGTTGAAATCGTGCGCAATGCCACCGGCGAGTACCCCCAGCGATTCCAGTTTCTGCACTTTCAGCTCTTCTTTTTCGTGCTCTTTGAGATCGGAGATGTCCAGGGCGATTCCCGTTATACCAGCTATCCTGCCCAATTCATCAAAGAGTGGCGTCTTATACGTAAGGTGCCACTTTGGTCCATCCGGTGTTACAATCTGCTTTTCCTGCTGCCTTTTCTGACCGGTGGTACACACCTCGTGGTCGTCGGCGATATAGCTTCTAGCTGTTTCCTGGGGGAACAACTCAAGGTCAGTCTTGCCGATGCACTCATCTACCGTATGACCACAGGCTTTGGCATACGGCTCGTTAACCATTTCCAGGCGGCCTTCCGAGTCCTTGAGCCATGCCATCATGGGCAGGTTGTCCAGTATGGCGCGCTGCTCCAGCAATAGTCTTGCGTTGGCTGATTCCGTCTGCTTGTGCTCTTCGATCTCTCTTGCCAACTTTTCATTTGTCTGCCGAAGTTTGTCATTTGTCTCGGAAAGTTGCATGGTCCGCTCGGCAATCTGCTCTTCCAGAAGCTGATTGCGTTCCACCAACCCCTTCAGAGGATAGACTTCGCCCTCACGGACCAGGTAGTAAGGGATGGAGATGCTGCTGTGCGAGATTTTCCACTCTGCGGACTCCTTGCGGAATATGAGCACAAGGCGAGCGGTCTCGCGTGACAGGATGTTGTCTGCGAATGGCAGGTGAATGATGAAGAAGCCGGTGGTTACAGCAATCGTATCAGACAGGGATTGGATTGCCAGATCCTTGAGCTCGATACGGAGCGGATCCTTGACCTGGGCGAAGTCCTGGCGGGTAATCGCCACCCATTCTTCCCGGTCTTTGACGAGAAAATCCCCGCCACCCGTAAAACCGGAAAAATCATCACTGAAACATGTGGTGAGGCGGTCATCGCGGGACGCATACATCCGAAGGTATTCGTCAAACAGTTGCCGGATTTCCTGGTAGTCGCTTGCATTCATTGAATGTGCCCTCATTATCAGGTCGACTGGCTGTTTCTTGTTGTTCCCCGATGGCTTCCAAATAGTGGAGCGTGGCAGCTACGCGATATGTTAGACCGCGTAACGTTGGCCCACTGGGAACCCCGACCGGGATGCGCGCCGTATCCCTTTTAAAATAATTGCCCCTGGATGCCAACAAAAAAAGGCGATACTCTTCGTTGGTACAAAGATACATCGCCTGAAAATTTCTTGGATAAACGTTATTGCTTTTTGTAAAAAAAGGGGGCCCCCATTGCATGGGAGTCCCCTTTGTGATCGTATGAAGCCTGCGGTGCGGCTAGCCCAGGGTGTTGACGAGCTTGGTCAGACGCGACACGTTCCTGGATGCGTTGGAAGTGTGGATCACGCCCTTCGAGGCAGAGGCGTCGATGACCGGAATGGCGGCCTTCAGGGCTGCGGTTGCGGCTTCCTTGTCCTTGGCCTCGACGGCCTCGCGCACCCGTTTGATATATGTTTTCAGCGTAGAGGTAACGTGCCGGTTGCGGGCATTCCTCTTGGCGTTCTGCTTAATCCTTTTTATTGCCGACTTGTGATGTGCCAAGCTGCACCTCCGTATGATTCTTTCCGCGTGTAATATCTAAATTGAAGCTAGTTTACTAACACTACTGCGATTGTGTTGTCAAGAAAAATTATGGCGATAGCCGTACCCGCCTGCCGTCCACGCAGATCTTTCCCGCGCAGAAAAGGCGCACGGCCTCGGGGTAGATGCGATGCTCCTCGTGCTGGATGCGGGCCGAGAGGCTCTCTTCGGTGTCGTCCTCCCGGACCGGAACGACCGCCTGGAGGATGATCGGGCCGGTGTCGGTTCCGCAGTCCACGAAATGAACCGTGCACCCGGCGAAGCGGACGCCGTGGTCAAGGGCCTGCTTCTGGGCGTGGAGCCCCGGGAATGCCGGCAGCAGGGCCGGGTGGATGTTCATGATGGCATGGGGATACGCCGTGACCATCACGTCGGTCAGGATGCGCATGAAACCGGCCAGGACCACCAGTTGGGCGCCATGGTTCCGCAGGATTTCGACCAGGGCCGCGTCGTACTCCCGGCGGTTGGCGTAAGCGCCGCTCTCAAGGGCGATTGCCGGAATGCCGTGCTTTTCGGCGCGTTCCAGGGCAAAAGCGTCCTGCCTGTTGCTGACCACGCATACTATGGTGGCGTTGATCTCGCCCGACGCGATATGGTCCATAATGGCCTGGAGGTTGGTGCCGTTTCCCGAAACCAGAACCGCCAGCCTGACCGGACCCCTTTCAGCCACTACCCCTCCACCAGTTCGACGCATTCGCCGCCGTCCGCACAGGTGGCGATGTCGCCGATAATCCAGGCCTGTTCGCCCAGCCCTTTCAGGCGATAGACGATATCCTCCGCTTCCTGCTCCGCGACAGCCACCACCATGCCGATCCCCATGTTGAAGGTGCGGTACATCTCGTCGCGTTCAACGTTGCCCGCATCCTGCATGATATGGAAAAGGGGCTGCCGCTCCCAGCGGTTCAGGTGGATGGTGGCCTTGCACCCCCGGGGCAGGATGCGGGGAATGTTTTCCAGCAGGCCGCCTCCGGTGATATGGGCGATGCCGTTGATCCTGAAGTCCTTGAGCAGGTTCATGATGGAACGGATATAGATGCGCGTCGGCGTCAGCAGCTCTTCGCAGACGCTCCGGCCGGTGCCGGCCAGGTCGGAGTCGAGGGAGAGCCCCATGCGTTCGAAGATGAGTTTGCGCGCCAGGGAGTAGCCGTTGCTGTGGAGGCCGCTGGAGGCAATGCCGATCAGGCGGTTGCCCACGGAGATGCCCGAACCGTCGATGATGTTGTCCCGTTCCACCACCCCTACGGCAAAGCCGGCGATATCGTATTCACCGTCGGCATAGAAGCCGGGCATCTCGGCCGTTTCGCCGCCGATCAGGGCGCAGCCGGCCTGTTTGCATCCTTCGGCGATCCCCTTGACCACGTCCGCCGCTTTTTCGGGCAATAGCCTGCCGGTTGCCAGGTAGTCGAGGAAAAAGAGCGGCTCCGCCCCCTGGACGACGATGTCGTTGACGCACATGGCCACCAGGTCGATGCCGACGGTATCGTGGCGGTCGGCCATAAAGGCGATCCTGAGCTTGGTGCCGACGCCGTCGGTGCCGGAAACCAGCACCGGATTCTTGTATTTTGCCGTGTTCAACGAAAACAAGCCGCCGAAACCGCCGATATCCGCCATGACCTCCGGACGGGACGTGGCCTTGACCAGCGGCTTGATCATGCTGACAAAACTGTTGCCGGCCGCTATGTCAACCCCGGCATCCTTGTATGTTATCCTTCGTTCGCTCAAGCTCTCCACCTCCTTGGTTAAGAAACTTTTGTAAAACACGGGCCGTAAAATGTCAATTTCAAACTGCTGAAACCGCCCCGTTACGCCCGGGAACCGCACCATCCGGCCCGCAACAACAGCTTGACAAGAGGGGGGAGTCCGCATACTATCTGAAAACGCTAACACTGGCGGGGGGGATATGCAGTCGAGCCGGCTGGGAGAG is a window of Geobacter sp. FeAm09 DNA encoding:
- the leuS gene encoding leucine--tRNA ligase, with product MELKYIPRDIEQKWQRCWEEGASFAVTEDQDRKKYYLLEMFPYPSGRIHMGHVRNYSIGDVVGRFKKMRGFNVLHPMGWDAFGMPAENAAIQNKSHPAKWTYENIDYMRGQLKKMGLSYDWGRELATCDVAYYRWEQKIFLEMLARGLAYKKTSFVNWCPKCETVLANEQVEDGACWRCDSVVEQKELDQWFFRITNYAEELLDWTYKLPGWPERVLVMQRNWIGKSIGCEIDFPLEGRSEAVKVFTTRQDTVYGATFMSLAPEHPLAQQVTTPDRKAEVDAFIEKVKKTDRIKRTAEDFEKEGVFTGSYCINPLTKARMPVYLANFVLTDYGTGAVMAVPTHDQRDFEFARKYALPLQVVIQPEGESLDTATMQAAFTEVGTLVNSGRFDGLKSDAAKEAIADYLEQEGIGKKTINFRLRDWGISRQRYWGNPIPVIYCPECGVVPVPEQDLPVRLPMDVEFSGEGGSPLAKLDSFVNCTCPKCGTAARRETDTMDTFVESSWYFLRYCCPDFQDGPLDRKRVDYWMSVDQYIGGIEHAVLHLLYARFFTKVLRDLGYVSCDEPFTNLLTQGMVIKDGAKMSKSKGNVVDPNALIERYGADTARLFSLFAAPPEKDLDWSDQGVDGSFRFINRVWKLVHDRLDLVKNAAAPDLAALTAEERTLRRAVHKTIKKVTEDIEERFHFNTAIASIMELLNTLQPADLQSPQFGAVMKEALASTVLLLAPFVPHVSEELWERLGNATPLSRTAWPEYDRDAVVDEEVLVVVQVNGKLRTRITVSAETSMEELKNSALADEKVLPFLEGKQLRKIICVPGKLINIVVG
- the lptE gene encoding LPS assembly lipoprotein LptE, which gives rise to MSFGGFLRLVPLLALSCALLFAGCGYRFAGTAGNRLTTGQSIWVAFIANETISPTAQTVIRRALYEECHAMRGLAPADRETAADLRVRGNLVSYTLKAVSYSAADQVKEYRLTISVDLELHQKGGAVPLWKGTVQASQDFPASTDLALQHNAEEAALKAASRTLADRFLVTVEQAY
- the holA gene encoding DNA polymerase III subunit delta, producing MTAQEFETAINKGTIPALSYLYGEETFLIDRAVRQLLERAIDPSLKDFNFNVFYGNETKGVEILDAAQTLPMFAERRAVLVKRADGLKADILESLLPYVRNPAATTCLVFTGAKVDQRKKFFQELKKQGCLVEFKRLYDNKLGGFIQSEAAAQGKSIDPAATGLLSLLIGNNLQELSSQIEKLAVYCGTRPRITVEDVRIIASSSKAFTAFELARFLGMRDLQNALKSLAALFRNGEDAPMMIGALTRHFRQLWRIRELLDRRVAQADIGRELNIHTFFLGEVVQQAKNFSRGELGKLFEELYRCDVASKTGGGQPATLMHGLVVGICTSSLAQ
- a CDS encoding nuclear transport factor 2 family protein, whose translation is MNASDYQEIRQLFDEYLRMYASRDDRLTTCFSDDFSGFTGGGDFLVKDREEWVAITRQDFAQVKDPLRIELKDLAIQSLSDTIAVTTGFFIIHLPFADNILSRETARLVLIFRKESAEWKISHSSISIPYYLVREGEVYPLKGLVERNQLLEEQIAERTMQLSETNDKLRQTNEKLAREIEEHKQTESANARLLLEQRAILDNLPMMAWLKDSEGRLEMVNEPYAKACGHTVDECIGKTDLELFPQETARSYIADDHEVCTTGQKRQQEKQIVTPDGPKWHLTYKTPLFDELGRIAGITGIALDISDLKEHEKEELKVQKLESLGVLAGGIAHDFNNILTGIMGNISLAKMFIDETHRSHKALVGAEKASVRATELARQLLIFARGGEPVKKVVSLRHLVNESVSLVLHGSNVRGIVDIPASIHAIEADEGQICQAFHNIIINATQAMPGGGVITVSARNETLAGRNTVALPPGAYICLTFTDEGCGISEADLKKVFDPYFTTKVSGNGLGLASTHSIITRHGGHIGVSSLVDKGTTFTIHLPSIGEAVSECQTEPVTQTSKGHGGGSILVMDDEEMIRELAVGMLEEIGYRVTTCNEGSEALRSYKAAQESGTPFSVVIMDLTIPGGMGGKEAAEEILALDPAACLIVSSGYSNDPIMSDYRTYGFTGAIAKPYRIDELAEMLRASLPGR
- the rpsT gene encoding 30S ribosomal protein S20, coding for MAHHKSAIKRIKQNAKRNARNRHVTSTLKTYIKRVREAVEAKDKEAATAALKAAIPVIDASASKGVIHTSNASRNVSRLTKLVNTLG
- the purN gene encoding phosphoribosylglycinamide formyltransferase, with the protein product MAERGPVRLAVLVSGNGTNLQAIMDHIASGEINATIVCVVSNRQDAFALERAEKHGIPAIALESGAYANRREYDAALVEILRNHGAQLVVLAGFMRILTDVMVTAYPHAIMNIHPALLPAFPGLHAQKQALDHGVRFAGCTVHFVDCGTDTGPIILQAVVPVREDDTEESLSARIQHEEHRIYPEAVRLFCAGKICVDGRRVRLSP
- the purM gene encoding phosphoribosylformylglycinamidine cyclo-ligase, which gives rise to MSERRITYKDAGVDIAAGNSFVSMIKPLVKATSRPEVMADIGGFGGLFSLNTAKYKNPVLVSGTDGVGTKLRIAFMADRHDTVGIDLVAMCVNDIVVQGAEPLFFLDYLATGRLLPEKAADVVKGIAEGCKQAGCALIGGETAEMPGFYADGEYDIAGFAVGVVERDNIIDGSGISVGNRLIGIASSGLHSNGYSLARKLIFERMGLSLDSDLAGTGRSVCEELLTPTRIYIRSIMNLLKDFRINGIAHITGGGLLENIPRILPRGCKATIHLNRWERQPLFHIMQDAGNVERDEMYRTFNMGIGMVVAVAEQEAEDIVYRLKGLGEQAWIIGDIATCADGGECVELVEG